The following proteins are encoded in a genomic region of Arachis stenosperma cultivar V10309 chromosome 4, arast.V10309.gnm1.PFL2, whole genome shotgun sequence:
- the LOC130976108 gene encoding uncharacterized protein LOC130976108, translating into MNRRQRRAFMVLMWTVGFCLIGYIGGRPLYWHLNESLSTVSSCAPCHCDCSLEPLLSLPDGLNNSILDCMKQEPEEGEGSERRFTELLSQEVRQKEAIAEEKQRIADTTLLEAKKLASQYQKEADKCNSGMETCEEARERAEAALVNQMKETALWELRARQRGWKESAFKISRAHF; encoded by the exons ATGAACAGGAGGCAGCGGAGAGCGTTCATGGTGTTGATGTGGACAGTTGGATTCTGTCTCATCGGTTACATCGGCGGCAGACCTCTCTATTGGCATCTCAACGAGTCCCTCTCCACCGTCTCTTCTTGCGCTCCTTGCCACTGCGATTGCTCTCTTGaacctcttctctctctccctGACG GATTGAATAACTCCATTTTAG ATTGTATGAAGCAAGAGCCAGAGGAGGGTGAAGGGTCTGAGAGGAGATTCACTGAGCTTTTGTCACAGGAAGTAAGGCAGAAGGAAGCCATAGCTGAAGAGAAACAAAGGATAGCCGACACGACACTCTTGGAGGCAAAGAAACTAGCATCACAGTATCAGAAGGAGGCTGATAAGTGCAACTCAGGGATGGAGACATGTGAGGAGGCTAGGGAGAGAGCTGAGGCAGCTCTTGTGAATCAGATGAAGGAGACTGCATTGTGGGAACTCAGGGCTCGGCAAAGAGGATGGAAAGAGAGCGCTTTTAAGATATCAAGGGCTCACTTTTGA
- the LOC130976107 gene encoding glycosyltransferase BC10-like, whose protein sequence is MVVATASARGVPPKRRHVITSTSGSRFFGWKLLILLCVSLSCVLVLAALFSLHSSYLSDADSSNHFKVTRSTVSRTFHGPPKIAFLFLVRQNIPLDFLWHVFFKNGNAAKFSIYVHSAPGFVLDESTTRSSFFYRTQISNPIQVSWGESSMIQAERLLLAAALDDPANQRFVLLSDSCVPLYNFSYVYNYVMVSQRSFVDSFLDVKDGRYNPKMSPKIPRERWRKGSQWFTVVRSHAEVIVDDDVIFPVFNKHCKRRPPIDNRKGKLNLKLQKQHNCIPDEHYVQTLLAMHDLEGQLERRTLTYTLWNQSTTKMENKGWHPITFSYANASPQRIKEMKGINHVYYETEFRTEWCRANSTSVPCFLFARKFSKGAAMRLLSDEVVGHFQVSAMLDTPP, encoded by the exons atggtggtggCAACTGCAAGTGCGAGAGGCGTGCCTCCCAAGAGGCGCCACGTCATCACCAGCACCAGCGGCAGTAGATTCTTCGGCTGGAAGCTCCTCATCCTGCTCTGCGTTTCACTCTCCTGCGTCCTCGTTTTGGCCGctctcttttctcttcactcctcTTACCTCTCCGACGCTGATAGCTCCAACCACTTCAAGGTAACGCGATCAACGGTTTCTAGAACCTTCCACGGCCCCCCTAAGATCGCCTTCTTGTTCCTCGTTCGCCAAAACATCCCCCTTGATTTCCTCTGGCATGTCTTCTTCAAG AACGGTAACGCTGCCAAGTTCTCGATTTACGTTCATTCGGCGCCAGGGTTCGTGTTGGATGAGTCAACTACGAGGTCGAGCTTCTTCTACCGTACACAAATCTCCAATCCCATTCAG gTTTCATGGGGAGAATCAAGTATGATTCAGGCTGAAAGGTTGTTACTGGCGGCAGCACTAGATGACCCTGCAAATCAAAGATTTGTTCTTCTCTCGGATAG CTGTGTTCCTCTCTACAACTTCTCTTATGTGTACAATTATGTCATGGTTTCTCAAAGGAGCTTTGTGGACAG CTTTCTTGACGTGAAGGATGGCCGCTACAACCCGAAAATGTCACCTAAAATACCAAGGGAAAGATGGCGTAAAGGGTCACAG tGGTTCACTGTAGTACGTAGTCATGCAGAAGTAATTGTTGATGATGATGTTATCTTCCCCGTCTTCAATAAGCATTGTAAG AGACGTCCGCCAATTGATAACAGAAAGGGAAAGCTGAATCTT AAGCTTCAGAAGCAGCACAACTGTATTCCAGATGAACACTATGTTCAGACATTGCTTGCA ATGCATGATCTTGAAGGTCAACTTGAACGTAGAACTTTGACCTATACCCTGTGGAACCAGTCTacaacaaagatggagaataaaGGCTGGCATCCTATTACTTTCAGCTATGCAAATGCTAGCCCTCAAAGGATAAAGGAAATGAAG GGTATCAATCATGTATATTATGAGACAGAGTTTAGGACAGAATGGTGTCGTGCGAATTCAACATCGGTTCCGTGCTTTTTATTTGCTAGGAAATTCTCTAAGGGAGCTGCCATGCGCTTATTGAGCGACGAAGTTGTTGGACACTTCCAAGTTTCTGCGATGTTGGACACTCCCCCATGA
- the LOC130974486 gene encoding pentatricopeptide repeat-containing protein At4g04370-like, which produces MHAFKPKAPYLLLLKFPTYKTVKTRWLVLLPPPPSSATATHSFNGHINYLSSQGSHRQVLLTYASMLHSQIPSDPFTFPTLLKACSSLNLFLLGLLLHQRIVLLGFSLDPYIASSLITFYVKFGFPDVARKVFDFMPHRNVVPWTTIIGCYSHGGRVLEAFSLFGEMCWQGIQPTSVTLLSLVSGVSEIAQVRCLHGCAVLHGFMFDISLSNSLLNVYGKCGSSDDSRKLFDHMERRDLVSWNSLISTYAQIGDLIEVLQLFKTMRVEGLEPDRQTFGSVLSVVASRGELKLGMLVHGQILRGGFHLDAHIETSLIVAYLKGGNVDTAFKIFERSLDRDVVLWTAMISGLVKNDSADKALCVFRQMLNLGVKVSSATMASVITACGQLGSIHLGASVHGYIMRQELSLDGAAQNSLVAMYAKCGHLDQSSIVFDRMSKRDLVSWNTIISGYAQNGYVCKALLLFNEMRSDHQNPDSITIVSLLQGCASTGQLHLGRWIHSYVVRNVLQPCILVDTSLVDMYCKCGDLDAAQRCFNQMPYHDLVSWSAIIAGYGYHGKGETAFRLYSEFLKSGIKPNHVIFLSVLSSCSHNGLVDQGLTIYKSMTRDFGIAPNLEHHACVVDLLSRAGRVEEGYNLYRKVFLRPHLDVLGIILDACRAHGNKELGDAIANDILMMRPMSAGHYVQLAHCYASINKWEEVGETWNHMRSLGLRKIPGWSFIDIHGAITTFFTYHNSHPLFQEIVFALKILRKQMIKMEEVTINLESNHIYKNCVCLKSENRDISLNGCDVLDFQ; this is translated from the coding sequence ATGCACGCATTCAAACCAAAGGCTCCCTACTTGTTGCTGCTGAAGTTCCCTACCTACAAAACAGTCAAAACCCGGTGGCTGGTACTGTTACCACCACCACCTTCTTCAGCCACCGCCACCCACTCATTCAATGGCCACATCAACTACCTTTCCTCCCAAGGTTCCCACCGCCAAGTCCTCCTCACCTATGCCTCCATGCTCCATTCCCAAATCCCTTCTGATCCCTTCACCTTCCCCACCCTCCTCAAAGCATGTTCCTCCCTCAACCTCTTCCTCCTTGGCCTCCTCCTCCACCAACGCATCGTTCTTCTTGGCTTCTCCCTTGATCCATACATAGCTTCTTCTTTGATCACTTTCTATGTTAAATTCGGGTTCCCTGATGTTGCTCGCAAAGTGTTCGATTTTATGCCTCATAGAAACGTTGTTCCTTGGACTACCATTATTGGCTGCTATTCCCACGGTGGTCGTGTTCTTGAGGCTTTTTCCTTGTTTGGTGAGATGTGTTGGCAGGGAATTCAGCCCACTAGTGTTACATTGCTAAGCTTGGTCTCTGGAGTTTCAGAGATTGCTCAAGTGCGGTGTTTGCATGGCTGTGCGGTTTTGCATGGGTTTATGTTTGATATAAGCTTGTCAAATTCTCTATTGAATGTGTATGGGAAATGTGGGAGCAGTGATGATTCCAGGAAGTTGTTTGATCACATGGAGCGAAGAGATTTAGTTTCTTGGAATTCGCTGATATCGACCTATGCCCAGATTGGGGATCTGATTGAGGTTCTGCAGCTTTTTAAGACAATGAGGGTGGAAGGGTTAGAGCCCGATCGGCAGACTTTTGGGTCAGTGCTATCTGTGGTCGCATCAAGGGGGGAGTTGAAATTAGGAATGCTAGTTCATGGCCAGATTTTGAGAGGTGGTTTTCACTTGGATGCACATATTGAAACATCACTGATTGTAGCTTACTTGAAAGGTGGGAACGTCGACACTGCTTTCAAAATATTTGAGAGGAGTTTGGATAGGGATGTAGTTTTGTGGACCGCGATGATATCAGGCCTTGTAAAGAATGATTCTGCTGATAAGGCACTGTGTGTGTTCCGCCAAATGTTGAATCTCGGAGTGAAGGTATCTAGTGCTACTATGGCCAGTGTAATTACAGCATGTGGTCAACTTGGGTCTATTCATTTGGGGGCATCCGTTCATGGTTACATAATGAGGCAAGAATTATCATTGGATGGTGCCGCTCAAAACTCTCTTGTTGCCATGTATGCAAAGTGTGGTCACTTGGACCAGAGTTCCATTGTATTTGATAGGATGAGCAAAAGGGATTTGGTTTCTTGGAACACAATAATCAGTGGGTATGCCCAAAATGGCTATGTATGCAAGGCATTGTTGCTTTTCAATGAAATGAGGAGTGATCATCAAAACCCTGATTCAATAACCATTGTCTCCCTCCTCCAAGGCTGCGCGTCAACCGGACAACTTCACTTGGGAAGATGGATACACAGCTATGTTGTAAGAAACGTCCTTCAGCCGTGCATCTTAGTGGACACTTCTTTGGTAGACATGTATTGCAAATGTGGCGATTTGGATGCCGCTCAACGGTGTTTCAACCAGATGCCATATCATGACTTGGTGTCATGGAGTGCGATAATTGCAGGGTACGGCTATCATGGCAAAGGAGAAACTGCATTTAGGTTATACTCAGAGTTCCTGAAATCTGGAATTAAACCAAACCATGTGATTTTCTTGTCGGTTCTATCTTCTTGTAGTCATAATGGACTTGTAGACCAAGGATTGACCATATACAAATCAATGACTAGAGATTTTGGAATTGCACCAAATCTTGAACACCATGCTTGTGTGGTTGATCTCCTCAGTCGAGCAGGGAGGGTCGAGGAGGGGTATAACCTATACCGAAAAGTATTTTTAAGGCCTCATCTAGATGTTTTAGGCATAATCCTTGATGCATGTCGAGCACATGGTAATAAGGAACTTGGTGATGCAATCGCCAATGATATTCTCATGATGCGGCCTATGAGTGCAGGGCATTATGTACAACTTGCACATTGCTATGCTTCAATAAACAAGTGGGAAGAAGTGGGTGAGACATGGAATCATATGAGATCTCTTGGACTGAGGAAAATTCCTGGCTGGAGTTTCATTGACATACATGGGGCCATAACTACATTTTTCACATATCACAATTCACACCCCCTGTTTCAAGAAATAGTGTTTGCACTAAAAATTTTGAGGAAGCAAATGATCAAAATGGAGGAAGTTACCATTAACCTTGAAAGCAATCACATATATAAGAATTGTGTATGTCTGAAAAGTGAAAACAGAGACATTTCCTTGAACGGCTGCGATGTTTTGGATTTCCAATGA